In Phragmites australis chromosome 24, lpPhrAust1.1, whole genome shotgun sequence, the following are encoded in one genomic region:
- the LOC133907202 gene encoding uncharacterized protein LOC133907202, translating into MTSQMVPIFLQEHILSSEIFDLNGTSSADAVEKGKGSTNEEVEGSLRSKRSSPSSHLLPDLSPLKRKRRSPRGTTSVLAQSPPRATATLDDPAKKGTSGTSSQSSIRGTFRPDDSTREATDALALPGPCVTRPPAPPTRPRMKKVITKRPKSSIISHFPISKRLSSEEQTKVVSILNSHPGLTSPVDSALTPIPQTRDLVLSAHEEDSQLKGKQNFNINPNQ; encoded by the exons GTTCCAATCTTCCTCCAAGAACATATCCTTTCGAGCGAGATCTTTGATCTCAATGGCACTTCTTCGGCCGATGCTGTCGAGAAGGGGAAAGGATCAACCAATGAGGAGGTcgaggggtctcttcgatcaaAGAGATCGTCCCCATCTTCTCACCTACTGCCAGATCTgagccctctcaagcgcaagcgaaggagccctcgg GGAACGACAAGTGTACTCGCCcaatcgcctcctcgagcaaccgccACTCTCGATGACCCAGCcaaaaag gggacgtctggCACGTCCTCGCAATCGTCAATTCGAGGGACCTTCAGgcctgatgactcgactagagag GCTACTGATGCCTTGGCTTtgcctggtccatgtgtaactcgTCCACCAGCTCCACCTACCAGACCAAGAATGAAGAAGGTGATAACAAAAAGgccaaagtcaagcatcatttcgcacttcccaatttcaaagag ACTATCGTCTGAGGAGCAAACCAAGGTTGTGAGCATATTGAATAGTCATCCGGGGCTGACTTCCCCAGTTGACTCGGCCTTAACTCCAATTCCTCAGACCAGGGATCTTGTCTTGAGTGCGCACGAAGAAGACTCGCAGCTTAAAGGGAAACAAAACTTCAATATCAATCCCAACCAATGA